A portion of the uncultured Draconibacterium sp. genome contains these proteins:
- a CDS encoding permease — protein sequence MQAGQYIVKFLGDFAIILGEMAPYLLLGFFFAGLLYAFIPREKIDKYFNGSPFRSSVFSSLLGIPLPLCSCGVIPTGAALYKNGASKGGTVSFLISTPQTGVDSILATFSLMGLPFAIIRPIAALITGIFGGLITSVITKNEPVEQHVAETVSKPKSLTHKIKAIFRYGFVEFIQDISKWLIIGLVLAAIISALIPNDFFELLNMSPILQMLLILVVSVPLYICATGSIPLAAILILKGVSPGAAFVLLMAGPATNAATITMIGKVLGKKSLFTYLATIIIGAMGFGLIIDYAMPVQWFTEITSQHLGHDHGTNLAWWQIGSGVLLLGLIINGYIQKYLAAKQNSESQLKNDIIKVQTIKVEGMTCNHCKANVENNLKKLAFVDNAVVNLADKSVTLEGDDIDLEKVKETVESIGYKAV from the coding sequence ATGCAAGCAGGACAATACATAGTAAAATTTTTAGGCGATTTTGCCATCATCTTAGGAGAAATGGCTCCATATCTTTTACTGGGATTTTTCTTTGCAGGATTGTTGTATGCATTTATTCCTCGCGAAAAAATTGACAAGTATTTTAATGGTTCGCCATTTCGCTCATCTGTTTTTTCATCATTATTGGGAATTCCGCTGCCATTATGTTCGTGCGGAGTAATCCCAACCGGAGCAGCCTTATATAAAAATGGTGCTTCAAAAGGTGGAACTGTTTCGTTTTTGATTTCTACGCCACAAACTGGTGTAGATTCTATATTGGCAACATTTTCATTGATGGGATTACCATTTGCTATTATTCGTCCGATTGCCGCATTGATTACAGGAATCTTCGGAGGATTGATTACCAGTGTAATTACAAAAAATGAACCTGTAGAACAACATGTTGCAGAAACTGTATCAAAACCAAAATCATTAACTCATAAAATCAAGGCCATTTTTCGGTATGGTTTTGTGGAGTTTATTCAGGATATCTCAAAATGGCTGATCATTGGTCTCGTTTTAGCCGCCATTATTTCGGCTTTAATACCCAACGACTTTTTTGAGTTATTGAATATGTCGCCGATATTACAAATGCTGTTGATTCTGGTGGTCTCAGTTCCGCTGTACATTTGTGCAACCGGTTCAATTCCATTGGCTGCCATACTCATTTTAAAAGGAGTAAGTCCGGGTGCAGCTTTTGTACTGCTTATGGCAGGACCGGCAACCAACGCCGCTACCATTACAATGATCGGTAAAGTTTTAGGAAAGAAAAGTCTGTTTACCTATTTGGCAACCATTATAATTGGTGCAATGGGTTTCGGGTTGATCATCGATTATGCGATGCCGGTACAATGGTTTACAGAAATTACCAGTCAGCATTTAGGACACGATCATGGAACAAACCTGGCGTGGTGGCAGATTGGCTCAGGTGTTTTATTACTCGGACTGATTATAAACGGTTACATTCAAAAATACCTCGCAGCAAAACAAAATTCTGAATCACAATTAAAGAACGATATTATCAAAGTACAAACTATTAAAGTTGAAGGAATGACTTGCAACCATTGCAAGGCAAATGTGGAAAACAACCTCAAAAAACTGGCATTTGTTGACAATGCAGTAGTAAACCTGGCCGACAAATCGGTTACTTTGGAAGGCGACGATATCGACCTGGAAAAGGTAAAAGAAACTGTTGAATCGATTGGCTATAAAGCTGTATAA